A single genomic interval of halophilic archaeon DL31 harbors:
- a CDS encoding hypothetical protein (KEGG: hma:pNG6087 hypothetical protein), with the protein MSRNSRREFLAGLGAAGVAGLAGCAGFSLESGTQEPPLVENPPNAVYYPTHTEGMLMAGMASDGAYNCALTYSYPHRFWTVTGTTTNKVEVSDDDSLHLMPIVWHAETGIVVPDVNPRMTVRRDGEQVVEISPWPMLSQQMGFHFGDNVQLPEQGKYDVTVSVGEPGSRRTGSLAGAGEAAFEFTVDYQRSALQEISYTDVPDAKQGTLGAVPPMGMEMMPSTTVPEPEQLPGTLVGTGQSGDAVLAATWLESAAAYGGEDGEPYLAVSPRTPYNRFTLPLMALSTTVTRDGEPVYDDVLTATVSPELNTHYGAALPSLESGDELTITVDAPPQASRHEGYETAFLGMEPVELTV; encoded by the coding sequence GTGTCGCGTAACTCCCGACGCGAGTTCCTCGCTGGACTTGGCGCTGCCGGCGTCGCGGGGCTGGCTGGCTGTGCCGGCTTCTCACTGGAGTCGGGCACTCAGGAGCCACCGCTGGTCGAGAACCCCCCGAATGCGGTCTACTACCCGACACACACAGAGGGGATGCTGATGGCGGGGATGGCCAGCGATGGCGCCTACAACTGCGCGCTGACGTACAGCTACCCGCATCGCTTCTGGACGGTCACGGGAACGACTACGAACAAAGTCGAGGTCAGCGATGATGACTCGCTCCACCTCATGCCGATTGTCTGGCACGCCGAGACGGGGATCGTCGTTCCCGACGTGAACCCTCGGATGACCGTTCGTCGCGACGGCGAGCAGGTGGTCGAAATCAGTCCGTGGCCAATGCTCTCCCAGCAGATGGGCTTTCACTTCGGGGACAACGTCCAACTCCCCGAACAGGGCAAGTACGATGTAACCGTCTCCGTCGGCGAGCCGGGTAGCCGCCGAACTGGCTCACTGGCAGGCGCGGGCGAAGCCGCCTTCGAGTTCACTGTCGACTACCAGCGCTCAGCGCTGCAGGAGATCTCCTACACGGACGTCCCGGACGCCAAACAGGGAACGCTGGGTGCGGTCCCCCCGATGGGGATGGAGATGATGCCCTCGACGACAGTTCCCGAACCCGAGCAACTCCCCGGCACCCTCGTCGGCACAGGACAGAGCGGCGACGCGGTCCTCGCGGCGACGTGGCTCGAAAGCGCCGCGGCGTACGGCGGCGAGGACGGCGAGCCGTATCTGGCTGTCTCCCCGCGGACACCGTACAATCGCTTCACGCTCCCGTTGATGGCGCTCTCGACGACAGTGACTCGGGATGGCGAACCGGTGTACGACGACGTGTTGACAGCGACGGTGAGCCCGGAACTGAACACACACTACGGAGCCGCGCTGCCGAGTCTCGAGTCGGGTGACGAACTCACGATTACTGTCGACGCGCCGCCGCAGGCGTCTCGACACGAAGGCTACGAGACCGCGTTCCTCGGAATGGAGCCCGTCGAGCTGACGGTCTAA
- a CDS encoding hypothetical protein (KEGG: hma:pNG6088 hypothetical protein): protein MDDSQGIDRRAFVKAAVAIGGTAALSACLDHGASVDVPRGPEDPDAAFPERQYAWNAFLPTDEAGNNHHPRHRVLLALEYDGDTPTDAERETVAEALRGVERAYERSADGLLMTVSYSPYYFARFDDSLPESVDLPEPKPLASFEDPNPDDVDALIHLASDNAEVVLGAEEALKGEVEELNGVSQPSDSLLSAFSVRERRTGFIGEGLPAENQDVDGVPDSEPVSEDAPLYMGFESGFAGNQPGEDRVTIPDGPFADGTTQQLSFIQLNLQQWYEQDSRDQRVSKMFCPHHAATDTVEGTGENLGDDPQMDGCGDPAETGRTTGVVGHGQKMVDVREDDAPIILRRDFDSTDGGRASTHFLSLQREIADFVTTRDAMNGEAVSQNSAVGQRTNNGILQYLNVVRRGNFLLPPRSLRALPPANPEQAEEVVRVA, encoded by the coding sequence ATGGACGATTCTCAGGGCATCGACCGACGAGCGTTCGTGAAGGCTGCAGTCGCCATCGGTGGGACGGCGGCGCTCTCTGCCTGCCTCGACCACGGCGCTAGCGTCGACGTGCCACGGGGGCCGGAGGACCCAGACGCCGCCTTCCCCGAGCGCCAGTACGCGTGGAACGCCTTCCTCCCCACCGACGAAGCCGGCAACAACCACCACCCGCGCCACCGAGTGTTGCTCGCGCTGGAGTACGACGGCGACACGCCCACCGACGCCGAGCGGGAAACCGTCGCCGAGGCGCTGCGAGGCGTCGAGCGAGCCTACGAGCGCTCCGCCGATGGCCTGCTCATGACGGTGAGCTACTCGCCGTACTACTTCGCGCGGTTCGACGACTCACTGCCCGAGAGCGTCGACCTGCCCGAACCCAAGCCGTTGGCGTCGTTCGAGGACCCCAACCCCGACGACGTGGACGCACTAATCCATCTCGCCAGCGACAACGCAGAGGTGGTGCTGGGTGCTGAGGAGGCACTGAAAGGCGAAGTCGAGGAACTCAACGGGGTTTCCCAGCCGAGTGACTCGTTGCTCTCTGCCTTCTCGGTCCGGGAGCGCCGAACCGGCTTCATCGGCGAGGGGCTCCCGGCGGAGAATCAGGACGTGGACGGCGTCCCGGACAGCGAACCAGTGTCGGAGGACGCACCGCTGTACATGGGGTTCGAGTCCGGCTTTGCGGGCAACCAACCAGGCGAGGACCGCGTCACCATTCCGGACGGTCCCTTCGCAGACGGAACGACGCAGCAGCTCTCGTTCATCCAACTCAACCTCCAACAGTGGTACGAACAGGACAGCCGTGACCAGCGCGTCTCGAAGATGTTCTGCCCCCACCACGCGGCCACCGACACTGTCGAGGGGACCGGCGAGAACCTCGGTGATGACCCCCAGATGGACGGCTGCGGCGACCCGGCGGAAACGGGCCGTACAACTGGCGTCGTCGGTCACGGCCAGAAGATGGTCGACGTGCGCGAGGACGACGCCCCAATCATCCTGCGCCGAGATTTCGACTCCACCGACGGCGGCCGCGCGAGCACCCACTTCCTCTCGCTCCAGCGCGAGATTGCCGATTTCGTGACGACTCGCGACGCGATGAACGGCGAGGCGGTGTCCCAGAACTCCGCGGTCGGCCAGCGTACCAACAACGGCATCCTGCAGTATCTGAACGTGGTCCGCCGCGGGAACTTCCTTCTGCCGCCGCGGTCACTTCGGGCGTTGCCCCCCGCGAATCCGGAGCAGGCCGAAGAGGTGGTCCGTGTCGCGTAA
- a CDS encoding regulatory protein ArsR (KEGG: hma:pNG7146 transcription regulator~PFAM: HTH transcriptional regulator, ArsR~SMART: HTH transcriptional regulator, ArsR), producing MTTRERLLAHVETHPGVHVNALGRELDLATGQVQYHLKRLRDGGAVVADQQYGRTHYFPPGYTDRERRTLALARRETVRELLLLLIECEESTAGDLTDELGIARSTLSYHADRLVEAELLEQRRGDHGRVRYALVEPTETLRLLEAIRPSLPDRLLDRFTRLVDDLLAG from the coding sequence ATGACCACACGCGAGCGGCTGTTGGCCCACGTCGAGACCCACCCAGGCGTCCACGTCAATGCCCTGGGTCGTGAACTCGACCTCGCGACCGGGCAGGTGCAGTATCACCTCAAACGGCTGCGCGATGGCGGCGCTGTCGTCGCCGACCAGCAGTACGGTCGAACCCACTACTTCCCTCCGGGCTACACCGACCGGGAACGCCGCACGTTGGCACTTGCGCGCCGCGAGACGGTTCGGGAACTACTGCTCCTCCTGATTGAATGTGAAGAATCGACTGCGGGCGACCTGACCGACGAACTCGGCATCGCTCGGAGCACCCTCTCCTACCACGCCGACCGGCTGGTCGAGGCCGAGCTACTCGAACAGCGCCGCGGCGACCACGGCCGGGTTCGCTACGCACTGGTCGAGCCGACCGAGACGCTGCGTCTCCTTGAGGCGATCCGCCCGTCGCTCCCCGACCGCCTGCTGGACCGGTTCACCCGGCTGGTCGACGACCTGCTGGCTGGCTGA
- a CDS encoding hypothetical protein (KEGG: hma:pNG6090 hypothetical protein), producing the protein MSPAEFLPLAAGVHGRSLATLALLTLGAALTAVVAGLAVAAFVRRRSTPYLLVALALSSLVARTVVGFAGYADLVGPTLHHELEHALDVVMAALVIAAVYLVGTGNRNSSPPDAARADGGQREEGQSDDGYPDEREVTR; encoded by the coding sequence ATGAGCCCCGCCGAGTTCCTGCCGCTGGCCGCAGGCGTTCACGGTCGCTCGCTGGCGACGCTGGCGCTGTTGACGCTGGGGGCGGCGCTGACTGCGGTCGTCGCCGGGCTCGCGGTCGCGGCGTTCGTCCGTCGGCGTTCCACACCCTACCTGCTGGTGGCGCTGGCGCTTTCTTCCCTGGTCGCCCGCACCGTTGTCGGGTTCGCAGGCTACGCCGACCTCGTCGGGCCGACGCTTCACCACGAATTGGAGCACGCCCTGGACGTGGTGATGGCGGCACTGGTCATCGCCGCGGTCTATCTGGTCGGGACTGGGAACCGGAATAGCTCCCCGCCAGACGCGGCCCGTGCAGACGGCGGACAGCGGGAGGAGGGACAGTCGGACGATGGGTACCCGGACGAACGGGAGGTGACGCGATGA
- a CDS encoding Carbon-monoxide dehydrogenase (acceptor) (KEGG: bts:Btus_2630 molybdopterin dehydrogenase FAD-binding protein~PFAM: Molybdopterin dehydrogenase, FAD-binding), whose amino-acid sequence MFPPQFDYRRPENLEEALEAVAADDAVALAGGHDLVPKLKQRETNPGTVVDLAGLDGLRGVGSGQNEVEVGALTTYAAMLDTAPKGVDALLDATGEVGDTQIRNRGTVGGNLAAAHPASDIPAAALALDATLHLTGPGGVRSLPTEAFYGDDGETVCGDDELLTELTVPQAAGDGSAYARKTHPSTGYAAVGVAARLCLDSMGISEARVAVTGLLDSPARLESVERALVGAGATDEEFSEATARAGEAFDESGVRSDHLVSADQRLRLLPVYAEKAISQALDRAVDRTGVSA is encoded by the coding sequence ATGTTCCCGCCGCAGTTCGACTACCGACGGCCCGAGAACCTCGAGGAAGCACTTGAAGCAGTAGCAGCGGACGACGCCGTCGCGCTGGCCGGCGGACACGACCTGGTCCCGAAGCTCAAACAGCGGGAAACGAATCCCGGAACAGTCGTCGACTTGGCTGGGCTCGACGGCCTTCGCGGCGTTGGCTCTGGTCAGAACGAAGTGGAAGTTGGCGCGCTCACAACCTACGCAGCGATGCTGGATACGGCCCCCAAAGGCGTCGACGCGCTGCTCGACGCCACGGGCGAGGTCGGCGACACCCAAATTCGGAACCGTGGGACCGTCGGCGGCAACCTGGCTGCCGCCCACCCGGCGAGCGATATTCCTGCAGCCGCGCTCGCACTCGACGCAACCCTCCACTTGACTGGGCCTGGTGGCGTCCGCTCGCTCCCCACAGAGGCGTTCTACGGCGACGACGGCGAGACAGTCTGTGGCGACGACGAACTACTGACCGAACTCACGGTCCCGCAGGCCGCGGGCGACGGGAGCGCCTACGCCCGCAAGACCCACCCATCCACAGGCTACGCCGCGGTTGGCGTCGCAGCGCGGCTATGCCTCGATTCTATGGGAATTTCGGAGGCTCGCGTCGCCGTCACTGGGCTGCTCGACAGCCCGGCACGACTGGAGAGCGTGGAACGTGCGCTGGTCGGGGCTGGGGCTACCGACGAGGAGTTTTCGGAAGCTACCGCCCGAGCGGGCGAGGCATTCGACGAGTCAGGCGTTCGAAGCGACCACCTCGTCTCTGCGGATCAGCGGTTGCGGTTGCTCCCGGTATACGCCGAGAAGGCCATTTCCCAAGCGCTCGACCGCGCGGTTGATCGAACAGGGGTGAGCGCCTGA
- a CDS encoding hypothetical protein (manually curated~KEGG: npu:Npun_R6449 transposase): MPRTQEYVVDLSADERAELNALLASGTHKTRVLTRARCLLHADDGLTDDEVSQAVGCHPTTVGRYRKRYTEDGLAAITRRKADRIYERKLDGREEAHLIALACSDPPEGRSRWSLHLLADHFVGLTEIDVESISHETVRQILKKTQLHPHRSKSWVIKPENSAAFVCKMEAVLDLYHEPFDPLRPVVCFDESNKELHQEVRDPLPARPGAVARYDYTYERNGTRNLFVMSEPLTGWRHIEVTQRRRKQEFVQQMQSLVDDHYPDAECIRVVMDNLNTHQRYAFYEFLPPEEARRLLSKLEFHFTPEHGSWLNMAEIEFSALWTECLDRRIPDAATLRSEVAAWERSRNEDKSPIDWQFTTDDARIKLRQLYPVNHD, encoded by the exons ATGCCACGAACTCAGGAATATGTTGTCGATCTGTCCGCTGATGAACGAGCTGAACTGAACGCCTTGCTTGCCTCTGGGACGCACAAGACTCGCGTTCTCACACGCGCACGTTGTCTCTTGCACGCTGATGACGGCTTGACTGATGATGAAGTCAGTCAAGCCGTCGGCTGTCACCCCACTACCGTCGGTCGGTACCGCAAACGCTACACTGAGGACGGCCTCGCGGCGATTACTCGCCGCAAGGCCGACCGCATCTATGAACGCAAACTCGACGGACGTGAGGAGGCTCACCTCATCGCACTTGCTTGCAGTGATCCACCGGAAGGACGCTCTCGCTGGTCACTTCATCTCTTAGCCGATCACTTCGTCGGACTGACCGAGATCGACGTTGAGTCGATCTCTCATGAGACGGTGCGACAGATTCTAAAAAAA ACACAACTGCACCCTCACCGATCAAAATCATGGGTGATCAAACCCGAAAACAGCGCTGCGTTCGTTTGCAAAATGGAAGCTGTTCTCGATCTCTACCACGAACCATTCGACCCACTTCGTCCAGTTGTCTGTTTTGACGAGTCCAACAAGGAACTCCATCAAGAGGTTCGCGACCCGCTCCCGGCGCGACCGGGAGCGGTCGCTCGGTATGACTACACCTACGAACGGAATGGCACGCGCAATCTCTTTGTGATGAGCGAGCCGCTGACCGGCTGGCGACACATCGAGGTAACACAGCGGCGACGCAAACAAGAGTTCGTCCAGCAGATGCAATCGCTCGTGGATGATCACTACCCGGATGCGGAGTGCATCCGGGTAGTGATGGACAATCTCAATACACACCAACGGTACGCCTTCTACGAGTTTCTCCCACCCGAAGAAGCGCGTCGGTTGCTCAGCAAACTCGAATTTCACTTCACCCCAGAACACGGCAGTTGGCTGAACATGGCCGAGATCGAATTTAGCGCATTGTGGACAGAGTGTCTTGACAGACGAATCCCAGACGCAGCGACACTCCGCTCGGAGGTCGCTGCGTGGGAACGCTCACGAAACGAGGACAAATCACCAATCGACTGGCAGTTCACCACCGACGATGCTCGCATCAAACTCCGCCAGCTATATCCAGTAAATCACGATTGA
- a CDS encoding hypothetical protein (KEGG: hje:HacjB3_19518 hypothetical protein) gives MANEEPPRPSPPPIETQEVTHPDEYIIEFTGPYSFRVPNSIDEEQREAAYTVVLDDIEAELRLGESEGGRSAFKGGGAASFPRDRHGLLLNQTVQIHLSEDYIAALPEGIEEPVYEDMILGSRTTGLHERLINDSVEYYNRFIECYKVVTESYWMRAVIPNEVLNFTIRKVKDGDIIDETSVGLSGGMLQMGTISPEQDGALRKNLQEENNVTMSRQLDLDIQDKMDLGEYTIAVYNSNQLFEFWTRREYLKMLKAKGKTKQEAEDRMWDSGSDQYHHIKTMYDMIESDIGVDIKNTTEWELWYTHCRDTRNELVHEGRRAEEIDAIYAYYYTRKAMKEFKKRFVDAFN, from the coding sequence ATGGCCAACGAGGAGCCACCTCGACCGTCACCTCCTCCAATTGAAACACAAGAGGTTACACATCCTGATGAATATATTATAGAGTTTACAGGTCCATACTCATTCAGGGTTCCCAATTCAATTGACGAAGAACAACGAGAGGCGGCATATACAGTAGTTTTAGATGATATTGAAGCTGAACTCCGTCTGGGAGAATCAGAGGGTGGCAGAAGTGCGTTCAAAGGAGGTGGGGCCGCCAGCTTCCCCCGTGACAGACATGGCCTATTGTTGAATCAGACGGTCCAGATTCATCTTTCAGAGGATTACATCGCCGCGCTACCTGAAGGGATAGAAGAACCTGTGTATGAAGATATGATTCTCGGATCAAGGACGACTGGACTACACGAGCGACTAATTAATGACTCTGTTGAGTATTATAATAGATTTATTGAGTGTTACAAAGTTGTGACCGAAAGCTACTGGATGAGGGCGGTGATTCCTAACGAAGTCCTGAATTTCACAATCAGAAAGGTGAAAGATGGAGATATTATTGACGAAACAAGTGTGGGTCTCTCAGGGGGCATGTTGCAGATGGGAACTATTTCTCCCGAACAAGATGGTGCATTGAGAAAGAACCTACAAGAAGAAAACAACGTAACGATGTCTCGTCAGCTTGACCTCGATATCCAGGACAAGATGGACCTTGGAGAGTATACAATTGCTGTATACAATTCTAACCAATTGTTTGAATTTTGGACTCGCAGAGAATACCTGAAAATGTTGAAAGCAAAAGGAAAAACGAAACAGGAAGCAGAAGATAGAATGTGGGATTCTGGCAGTGATCAGTATCATCACATAAAAACCATGTATGACATGATCGAGTCAGATATTGGAGTAGATATTAAGAATACCACAGAGTGGGAGTTATGGTATACTCATTGCCGAGATACGCGTAATGAGTTGGTCCATGAGGGGCGGCGAGCAGAGGAAATAGATGCGATATACGCATACTACTATACTCGGAAGGCGATGAAGGAATTTAAAAAGCGATTCGTTGACGCGTTCAATTGA
- a CDS encoding multi-sensor signal transduction histidine kinase (TIGRFAM: PAS~PFAM: ATP-binding region, ATPase-like; Signal transduction histidine kinase, subgroup 1, dimerisation/phosphoacceptor region; GAF; PAS fold-4~KEGG: hbo:Hbor_10850 fused histidine kinase with gaf domain/response regulator receiver~SMART: ATP-binding region, ATPase-like; Signal transduction histidine kinase, subgroup 1, dimerisation/phosphoacceptor region; GAF; PAS), with protein MNLDAASAALDAYDGLYFLVDDDGTLTEWNAAVEELTGSDNETLPTLSAVDLFEECAENGISDALAGARETGEATVEAPLLLADGDVRPFEIELLCVDGGVAGIGQDVTQRTEQRDSLQRRERVLRGMYDVVSDTDRSFEEQVESLLLLGREELGVDYGTLSRIEGEEYIFEVVHSDDDTIQAGDVVPVAATNCELVATSERTLVLGDVGEDAPEEAHRAGYTEWGISCYLGAPVMVDDEVYGTFCFYDTQPRSEGFSAWHVTLVDLMSRWVGYELQRQRTNERLRRQNEKLNHFASIVSHDLRNPLNVLNGSLGLAEETGEAEHFERAERAAERMETLIDDLLVLARAGDTIEETEPVGIGTLARNCWAGVDTGGASLTVLSDRTVLADATRLRQLFENLIRNVVEHGSAGSESAAADDGTANSRGVTVTIGDLEDGFYVADDGVGIPEAEREKIFESGFSTREGGTGFGLSIVTEIADAHGWAVRATESEDGGARFEFTGVERPGEADPEAAE; from the coding sequence ATGAACCTCGACGCCGCGAGCGCCGCGCTCGACGCGTACGACGGCCTCTACTTTCTCGTCGATGACGACGGAACGCTCACGGAGTGGAACGCCGCAGTCGAGGAACTGACCGGCTCCGACAACGAGACGCTCCCAACGCTCAGCGCGGTCGACCTGTTCGAGGAGTGTGCTGAAAACGGCATCAGCGACGCGCTCGCTGGCGCCCGTGAAACCGGTGAGGCAACCGTCGAAGCGCCGCTGTTGCTCGCCGACGGCGATGTGCGCCCGTTCGAAATCGAACTCTTGTGCGTGGACGGCGGCGTCGCCGGTATCGGGCAGGATGTGACCCAGCGAACGGAACAGCGCGACTCGCTCCAGCGCCGCGAGCGCGTGCTCCGTGGGATGTACGACGTGGTTTCGGACACCGACCGAAGCTTCGAAGAGCAGGTGGAGTCGCTGTTGCTGCTGGGTCGGGAGGAACTGGGGGTCGATTACGGCACCCTCTCGCGCATCGAGGGAGAGGAGTACATCTTCGAAGTCGTCCATAGCGACGACGACACCATCCAGGCCGGTGACGTGGTGCCCGTGGCCGCGACGAACTGTGAGCTCGTCGCCACGAGCGAACGCACGTTGGTGCTCGGCGATGTCGGCGAAGATGCCCCGGAGGAGGCCCACCGCGCAGGCTACACCGAGTGGGGTATCTCCTGTTACCTCGGCGCGCCGGTCATGGTCGACGACGAGGTGTACGGCACGTTCTGCTTCTACGATACCCAACCCCGCTCGGAGGGGTTCTCAGCGTGGCACGTCACCCTCGTGGACCTGATGAGCCGCTGGGTGGGGTACGAACTCCAGCGCCAGCGCACCAACGAACGACTCCGCCGCCAGAACGAGAAGCTCAACCACTTTGCCTCCATCGTCTCTCACGACCTGCGCAACCCGCTAAACGTGCTGAACGGCTCACTCGGCCTCGCCGAAGAGACTGGCGAGGCCGAACATTTCGAGCGGGCCGAGCGCGCCGCCGAACGGATGGAGACGCTCATCGACGACCTGCTCGTGCTCGCGCGGGCGGGTGACACCATCGAAGAGACCGAGCCGGTAGGAATCGGGACCCTCGCCCGCAACTGCTGGGCAGGGGTCGACACCGGTGGAGCGTCGCTGACGGTCCTCTCCGACCGAACCGTCCTGGCCGACGCGACCCGGCTCCGACAGCTGTTCGAGAACCTTATCCGAAATGTGGTGGAACACGGCTCGGCTGGCAGTGAGTCGGCGGCTGCCGACGACGGGACAGCCAACAGTCGCGGCGTGACCGTCACTATCGGCGACCTCGAGGACGGCTTCTACGTCGCCGACGACGGTGTCGGGATCCCCGAAGCAGAGCGGGAGAAGATATTCGAGAGCGGCTTCTCCACCCGGGAGGGCGGAACCGGCTTCGGGCTCTCCATCGTGACGGAGATCGCCGACGCCCACGGCTGGGCGGTTCGGGCGACCGAGAGCGAGGACGGCGGCGCGCGCTTCGAGTTCACCGGTGTCGAGCGGCCGGGAGAGGCGGATCCGGAAGCCGCGGAATAG
- a CDS encoding hypothetical protein (KEGG: hwa:HQ3073A hypothetical protein): MNGNSYAGGVVGGAQPTDDFELSADQKQGLRRAVAGIVSRTESYLPDGYVVGSELTYGSNGPQATVAVRPPAGHPVSAGFTPDREELEAGLDDADRDEVAQGLAASAAAQMMHAVGDNPVPTAR; the protein is encoded by the coding sequence ATGAACGGCAACAGCTACGCCGGGGGTGTGGTAGGGGGGGCTCAGCCGACCGACGATTTCGAGCTCTCAGCGGACCAGAAACAGGGACTTCGGCGTGCCGTCGCAGGAATCGTCTCGCGGACTGAATCGTATCTGCCCGACGGCTACGTCGTCGGCTCCGAACTCACCTACGGTTCCAACGGCCCGCAGGCCACGGTGGCGGTTCGGCCGCCCGCCGGCCACCCCGTGAGCGCTGGCTTCACGCCCGATAGAGAAGAGTTAGAGGCTGGCCTCGACGACGCCGACCGTGACGAGGTCGCCCAGGGGCTCGCCGCCAGCGCCGCCGCACAGATGATGCACGCAGTCGGCGATAATCCAGTTCCGACGGCACGGTAA
- a CDS encoding Pyruvoyl-dependent arginine decarboxylase (PFAM: Pyruvoyl-dependent arginine decarboxylase~KEGG: hbo:Hbor_05540 arginine decarboxylase): protein MSNIHVAGGAGTGPTEKAAYDAALADANLHNYNLIPVSSVVPAEAEVVTVESAPDLGPAGNRLNVVQANASAVGPETIAAGVGWTTGPGPGLFYEADAESKADAESKADVAERLERGLAAGRELRDWTFDHEETRVETTEAAPGEHTCVVVLAAYGKSEPIL, encoded by the coding sequence ATGAGCAACATCCACGTCGCTGGCGGTGCCGGGACCGGCCCCACCGAGAAGGCCGCCTACGACGCCGCGCTTGCGGACGCGAACCTCCACAACTACAACCTGATTCCGGTCTCCTCTGTCGTCCCTGCTGAGGCCGAGGTCGTCACCGTCGAGTCGGCGCCGGACCTCGGCCCGGCCGGCAACCGCCTCAACGTCGTGCAGGCCAACGCCTCCGCAGTCGGTCCCGAGACCATCGCCGCGGGTGTCGGCTGGACGACCGGTCCCGGTCCGGGGCTGTTCTACGAGGCCGACGCCGAGAGCAAGGCCGACGCCGAGAGCAAGGCCGACGTGGCCGAGCGACTCGAACGCGGGCTGGCGGCCGGCCGGGAGCTCCGAGACTGGACGTTCGACCACGAAGAGACGCGAGTCGAGACGACCGAGGCCGCCCCCGGAGAGCACACCTGTGTCGTGGTGCTGGCAGCGTACGGCAAGAGCGAGCCGATCCTGTAA